In Macadamia integrifolia cultivar HAES 741 chromosome 1, SCU_Mint_v3, whole genome shotgun sequence, a single window of DNA contains:
- the LOC122076831 gene encoding microsomal glutathione S-transferase 3-like produces MASVVDLLPKEYGYVILVFVLYGFFNAWMAAQVGKARKKYKVFYPVLYALESENKDANLFNCVQRGHQNSLEMMPVFFALLLLGGLQYPVVAAGLGFVYIVGRYFYFNGYASGDPKKRMRGGFYALALLGLVGCTISLGVNLLRQ; encoded by the exons atggCTTCTGTGGTTGATTTGCTGCCCAAGGAGTACGGTTATGTCATTTTGGTGTTCGTTCTCTACGGTTTCTTCAATGCTTGGATGGCCGCCCAAGTCGGCAAAGCCCGGAAGAA GTATAAGGTATTTTATCCAGTCCTATACGCCTTAGAATCAGAGAACAAGGATGCCAATCTCTTCAACTGCGTTCAG AGAGGGCACCAGAACTCGCTGGAGATGATGCCGGTGTTCTTTGCATTGCTTCTCCTAGGAGGGCTTCAATACCCTGTGGTTGCAGCTGGGCTTGGCTTTGTTTACATTGTTGGTCGATACTTCTACTTCAATGGCTACGCATCTGGAGATCCCAAGAAACGTATGAGAGG GGGATTCTATGCCTTGGCGTTGCTTGGGCTTGTTGGTTGCACTATTTCATTGGGAGTTAATCTTCTGCGTCAATGA